The following coding sequences are from one Roseimicrobium gellanilyticum window:
- a CDS encoding Gfo/Idh/MocA family protein, with amino-acid sequence MSTPTRRDFLHATALASTALAMPSLYAQGASNRIRLGIIGPGGMGTNHLKNLVRNPEVEITWVCDVDAKRLEAATKLAQGDAAKPPRTTADMRKVLEDASVDAVLIATPDHWHAPATILALNAGKHVYVEKPCSHNLREGRLMIEAAQKAKKVVQVGTQSRSTEHVQQAMAKLHGGAIGEVLSAKVWNSQFRRNIGHVKPSEPPAELDFDTWIGPAPKVPYQSNMLPGAWRWFHAFGEGDIGNDGVHDLDLGRWGLGMDTHPTRIAALGGKYFHDDDQQWPDTQSVLFEYDLGGGKKRLLSFEQRLWSDYHQEGFENGDAFYGTNGYMILGKNGGWKIYDKKDKLREEAKGSPDLLAHHRNFIECIRSGAVPAADIQEGHLSASLCHLANIATRTGKMIEFDPKAERITNDAEANKMLAREYRNHWGTPVG; translated from the coding sequence ATGAGCACACCCACCCGCCGTGACTTCCTCCACGCGACCGCGCTCGCATCCACTGCCTTGGCCATGCCTTCACTGTATGCCCAGGGAGCCAGCAATCGCATCCGCCTCGGCATCATTGGACCGGGCGGCATGGGTACGAATCACCTCAAGAATCTGGTCCGCAACCCGGAGGTGGAAATCACGTGGGTGTGTGATGTGGATGCGAAGCGCTTGGAGGCTGCAACCAAGCTCGCGCAGGGAGACGCAGCAAAACCACCGCGCACGACGGCGGACATGCGGAAGGTGCTGGAAGACGCCTCGGTGGACGCGGTGCTTATCGCGACACCCGATCACTGGCATGCACCGGCGACCATCCTGGCGCTGAACGCAGGCAAGCATGTGTATGTGGAGAAGCCGTGCTCACACAATCTGCGCGAAGGCAGACTCATGATTGAGGCGGCGCAGAAGGCGAAGAAGGTGGTTCAGGTGGGCACTCAAAGCCGCAGCACGGAACACGTACAGCAGGCGATGGCCAAGCTGCATGGCGGCGCGATTGGCGAAGTGCTTTCCGCCAAGGTGTGGAACAGCCAGTTTCGTCGGAACATCGGTCATGTGAAGCCCTCCGAGCCACCGGCAGAGCTGGACTTCGATACGTGGATTGGACCTGCTCCGAAGGTGCCGTATCAGAGCAACATGCTTCCCGGGGCATGGCGTTGGTTTCATGCGTTTGGCGAGGGGGATATCGGCAATGACGGCGTGCATGATCTCGACTTGGGTCGCTGGGGACTCGGCATGGACACGCATCCCACGCGTATCGCCGCGCTGGGTGGAAAGTACTTCCATGATGACGATCAGCAGTGGCCGGACACGCAGTCGGTGCTCTTTGAGTATGACCTCGGTGGTGGGAAGAAGCGGCTGCTCTCCTTTGAACAGCGTCTGTGGAGTGACTACCACCAGGAAGGATTTGAGAACGGCGATGCCTTCTACGGAACGAATGGCTACATGATCCTGGGCAAGAACGGCGGCTGGAAGATCTACGACAAGAAGGATAAGCTGCGTGAGGAGGCCAAGGGCTCGCCCGACCTGCTGGCGCATCATCGCAACTTCATCGAGTGCATCCGCAGTGGGGCGGTGCCTGCAGCGGACATCCAGGAAGGGCACCTCTCCGCGAGTCTTTGCCACCTCGCGAACATTGCGACTCGCACGGGGAAGATGATTGAGTTCGACCCGAAGGCGGAACGCATCACGAATGATGCGGAGGCGAACAAGATGCTGGCGCGTGAGTACCGCAACCACTGGGGCACGCCGGTGGGGTGA
- a CDS encoding Gfo/Idh/MocA family protein, with amino-acid sequence MKISDGLTRRDFVSRSAVAAAGGLLAIPGWVGAQAPTKKIRVGIVGGRFGLSFQFHEHPDCIVEAVSDLIPDRRAALQKTYKCEKAYDSLEELVKDPKVEAVALFTPVPDHVRHTLLCLAAGKHVLCAVPVAMTLDECQQLTDAVKKTGLTYMMAETSHWQQLTISARKFHQEGAFGNLYYTESEYHHPGLEELYFNKDGSRTWRHGIAPMQYPTHCTSHLISVTGERLTEVTCHGWGDDHPILKDNIYKNPFWNETAMFKTNRGNSMRVAIWWRGAQTGGERARFYGDKMSFYYNGPNGAPACTVRTQAKTEKDSGGFVRSAQVMEKYDEVHWWKTDMLPEPMRHNSGHEGSHCFITHEFIDALVKQRKPAVDLYEAIAYTAPGIVAHQSALKGGESMKIPQFDPT; translated from the coding sequence ATGAAGATTTCCGACGGTCTGACTCGGCGTGATTTCGTGAGCAGGAGTGCCGTCGCCGCGGCTGGGGGACTGCTCGCCATCCCGGGTTGGGTTGGAGCCCAGGCCCCGACGAAGAAAATCCGCGTGGGCATTGTCGGTGGGCGCTTTGGCCTGAGCTTCCAGTTTCACGAACATCCCGACTGCATCGTGGAAGCCGTAAGCGACCTCATACCAGACAGACGCGCCGCCCTGCAAAAGACCTACAAGTGCGAGAAAGCCTACGACTCGCTCGAGGAACTCGTGAAGGACCCCAAGGTGGAAGCGGTCGCACTCTTCACACCCGTGCCGGATCACGTGCGCCACACCCTGCTCTGCCTGGCAGCGGGCAAGCACGTGCTCTGCGCCGTGCCGGTAGCCATGACCCTGGATGAGTGCCAGCAGCTCACTGATGCCGTGAAGAAGACCGGACTCACTTACATGATGGCGGAGACCAGCCACTGGCAGCAGCTCACCATCTCGGCGCGCAAGTTCCACCAGGAGGGCGCCTTCGGGAACCTCTACTACACCGAGTCCGAGTATCACCATCCCGGTCTGGAGGAGCTCTATTTCAACAAGGACGGCTCACGCACCTGGCGCCACGGCATCGCGCCCATGCAGTATCCCACGCACTGCACCTCGCATTTGATCAGTGTTACCGGCGAGCGCCTCACCGAGGTTACCTGTCATGGCTGGGGAGACGACCACCCCATCCTGAAGGACAACATCTACAAGAATCCCTTCTGGAACGAAACCGCCATGTTCAAGACCAACCGGGGCAATTCGATGCGCGTCGCCATCTGGTGGCGCGGGGCACAGACCGGCGGCGAGCGTGCCCGCTTCTACGGCGACAAGATGAGCTTCTACTACAACGGGCCCAATGGGGCCCCCGCCTGCACCGTGCGCACCCAGGCAAAGACCGAGAAAGACTCCGGCGGATTCGTCCGCAGCGCCCAGGTCATGGAGAAATACGACGAGGTGCACTGGTGGAAGACCGACATGCTTCCGGAACCGATGCGCCACAACAGCGGCCACGAGGGCTCGCACTGCTTCATCACGCACGAGTTCATTGATGCGCTCGTGAAGCAGCGCAAACCGGCAGTGGACCTGTATGAAGCCATCGCCTATACCGCACCGGGCATCGTGGCGCATCAGTCTGCACTCAAGGGCGGCGAATCGATGAAGATTCCGCAGTTCGATCCGACGTAA
- a CDS encoding helix-turn-helix transcriptional regulator → MSYLPYHHDWPLAMEARIGLRVHWFGRYAGFPEWSVEKSRLMGDMLCFFYVESESCWVVINGVRMVLQAGDLLVVRGGDEFAYGHDPKRPHVSLAVSLAVEYGGVVNELLHRDFKRRYSLKEPQAFVMEFEKVLTVLGSEGPYRDLAITGAILQWLTFVLQSLRPPMARTNLEARTVVDRILAAEAWAMNRLKEDITIIAWSRAVSLNPDYFARIFKRETGKRPMAWLNERRLQMAVQLLGNTRKTIAEVAEACGFNCPFYLSRIFKKQFGVAPQSYRQNHLQPCA, encoded by the coding sequence ATGAGTTATTTGCCCTACCACCATGACTGGCCGCTGGCCATGGAGGCTCGTATCGGCCTGCGGGTGCATTGGTTCGGCCGCTATGCAGGCTTTCCGGAGTGGTCGGTCGAGAAGTCGCGGCTCATGGGGGACATGCTCTGCTTCTTCTACGTGGAGTCGGAGAGCTGCTGGGTGGTGATCAACGGCGTGCGCATGGTCCTACAGGCGGGAGATCTCCTGGTGGTGCGCGGTGGGGATGAGTTCGCCTATGGCCATGACCCGAAGCGGCCTCATGTGAGTCTCGCGGTCTCTCTGGCGGTGGAGTACGGCGGTGTGGTCAATGAGCTTCTGCATCGCGACTTCAAGCGCCGCTATTCACTGAAGGAACCGCAGGCGTTTGTGATGGAATTTGAAAAGGTGCTCACCGTGCTGGGAAGCGAGGGGCCATACCGTGACCTGGCCATCACGGGTGCCATCCTGCAGTGGCTGACGTTCGTCCTGCAGAGCCTGCGTCCACCCATGGCGCGAACGAATCTTGAAGCGCGCACGGTAGTGGATCGCATCCTGGCTGCCGAGGCGTGGGCCATGAACCGGCTGAAGGAGGACATCACCATCATCGCCTGGTCGCGTGCGGTATCGCTGAATCCGGATTACTTCGCCCGCATCTTCAAGCGCGAGACGGGCAAGCGGCCCATGGCCTGGCTCAATGAACGCCGCCTGCAGATGGCGGTGCAGCTCCTGGGGAATACCCGCAAGACCATCGCGGAGGTCGCAGAGGCCTGTGGGTTCAACTGCCCCTTCTACCTCTCGCGCATCTTCAAGAAACAGTTCGGAGTCGCGCCCCAGAGCTATCGGCAGAATCATCTGCAACCCTGCGCATGA